TTTGTGGTGGTCACCATCCTGCTGAAGAACCTCTTTTATTTCATCCAGCGGGTCCTGTTCGTCCGGCTGCGGGGAAACACCATCCGGGACGTGCGCAACATGATGTTCCGGCGCTACATGAACCAGTCGCTGGAATTTTACAACCAAAACCGGGTGGGTGACGCGATCGTGCGCATGGTAAACGATGTGGAGATCGTCAGCGAGCAGTTCATCAAATCTTTGCTGGAGGGGATCAGGGACCTGGTGACGATCCTGGTTTACATGCGCATCGCCCTGCTTTTGAATTCGCGGCTCTTTGCCTACAGCATCGTTGTTTTGCCGGCCTTCACCCTGTTGGTGGGCTTTTTGGGCAGGAAGATCAAGAAATATTCCCGCCGCATCCAAGCACAGTTATCCTCGATGTTCTCCACCGTGGAGGAAGCCCTGAACAGCATGAAGATCGTGAAGGCCTTCCGCCGCGAGGACAGCGAATATCAGGGCTTCAGCCGGATCAACCGCACCCACCTGAAACTGTGGAAAAAGGCCCAGACCTATTCCGCGATGAACCTGCCGATCTCCGAGATCAACACCACCCTCACCGGCGTGGTGGTGATCGTAATTGGCGGGAGGATGATCCTGCAGCCCGGCTCGACCTTTTCCCTGGGCGATTTCACCGCCTTCCTCTTCGCCCTCTTTTCCATGCTGCATCCGCTTAAAACGCTCACCCAGATCTACACCGAGATCAAAAAGGCGATGGTCTCCCTGGGCCGCATCTCTTTGGTGATGAACCAGCAATCCACGATCCAGGACGCGCCCGACGCCATCGACAAACCCGATTTCATCCGGGATATCGTCTTCGAGCGGGTCGGCTTCCATTATGAAGCCTCCAAACCCGTTTTGCAGGATGTATCGCTCACGATCCGCAAGGGGGAAAAGATCGCCTTTGTGGGCGCCAGCGGAGGCGGGAAGACCACCCTGGCCAACCTCTTCAACCGGATGTATGATGTCAAGGAAGGCAAGATCAAAATGGACGGCATCGACATCCGCCAGATCAAGCTGGCGCATCTGCG
The DNA window shown above is from Candidatus Syntrophosphaera sp. and carries:
- a CDS encoding ABC transporter ATP-binding protein/permease, whose product is MSKEKSHKGNWSDLIQIYRMMFRYWHILVTGLVAMLFFALFSGISITLVIPLFDYVFNPNKTGLIYHDPSSFLSAVGVAWGQFISSSGNIFAIKSLGDLAPFWESLKEIMLRTDSLSLLYVLCGFVVVTILLKNLFYFIQRVLFVRLRGNTIRDVRNMMFRRYMNQSLEFYNQNRVGDAIVRMVNDVEIVSEQFIKSLLEGIRDLVTILVYMRIALLLNSRLFAYSIVVLPAFTLLVGFLGRKIKKYSRRIQAQLSSMFSTVEEALNSMKIVKAFRREDSEYQGFSRINRTHLKLWKKAQTYSAMNLPISEINTTLTGVVVIVIGGRMILQPGSTFSLGDFTAFLFALFSMLHPLKTLTQIYTEIKKAMVSLGRISLVMNQQSTIQDAPDAIDKPDFIRDIVFERVGFHYEASKPVLQDVSLTIRKGEKIAFVGASGGGKTTLANLFNRMYDVKEGKIKMDGIDIRQIKLAHLRRLFGVVTQDSVLFTKSIRENIAYGTLEEVSDDQVRKAARIAHAEEFILAFPSQFDEILQTKGANLSGGQRQRLCIARAIVGDPPILIFDEATSALDTESEKLVQQAIDEATQNRTVIMIAHRLSTVLKADRIVVLEHGKIVGTGRHDELLQSCERYQKLYNMQFHPGENQ